The Pseudomonadota bacterium DNA segment AGCCGGTTATAAAACCTGAAAGAATTTGAGACGCGGGCTTTTGTGGGCAATGAGATGAGTCAGAAACTTCCAAAATCATCCCTGCTCCGAAAACCCTGGCAGTACAGAGAGGTGTACCGGGACGGCATACGGCTTAAAACCAAGGATTTGAGCCTCATTTTTCTTGCAAGCAGCCATGAGACGAGCCGACTGGGCATCAGTGTACACGGAATCAGAAAGGCGACAAAAAGAAACAGGATTAAGAGGATAATCAGAGAGTTTTTCAGGTTGCATAGGAGCACCATATTACCGGCGACAGATATCGTTTTTGCTGTCAGAAGCGGGTTCATGCCAGATTCACCTTCAGATGTAAAAAATGCGGTTCAGGCCATGACAAGACAACCCCGCAGTAAAGCATTTTCATTTTGATTGGCAGTGTCTTACCAAGCAAAGTCCCGGGAATAGCACCTATGGAAAAATCCGTTTTTTTTTGCAGCGGGACATTAAGCGTACCCGGGAAACAGGCGGCATAAGGCAGTTGAAAATTTAGGCAGAAAAGATGTGAGTGCCAAAATTAAGCCGCGGCAGAGACTTATTCAATCCCCATGGCAAAACCATGGTTCCGGATACCCTTTCTTGCCCGTAATTGCCCGATAGGGGTGGGTATGTGAAAAAAATATTAGTTGTCCTTATCAGAGCCTATCAGGTGGCTCTTTCTCCTTTGATTCCGCCTAGTTGTAGATTTACCCCCACGTGTTCCCGGTATGCTATTGAAGCCATAAATGTACATGGCGCCTGGCGAGGTATGTATCTGACTCTGCGCCGGCTCCTTCGCTGTCATCCTTTTCATCCAGGCGGTTATGATCCGGTCTGCCGGGAATGTGTATCTCATGGGAAAAATGAGGGATGATCAATAAAAGATTAGTGACGGAAATATAATTCTATGGAAACCAAAAGAACTTTTTTAGCAATAGCTTTAGCTTTTCTCATACTTGTGGGGTGGCAATATTTTTTTGTACCTCCCGTTGAAACACCGGTTCCGGAGCAATCCGCCACCGAAAACAGTCAGCAGGAATCCGCCGCAATCCTGCCAGTTGAGGCCGGAGCGTCTCTGGTTCAGGATGAAACAGTTCCAGCCCCTGAAGCCGGCGCTCCCCAGGGCAGAGACATTACTATAGAAACAAGCCTGTATACTGCGGTTATTACCGAGTCGGGAGGAGGGGTTAAAAGTTTTAAATTAAAAAATTACAATGAAGCTCTCGATCCGGAATCAGGCCTGAAGGAGCTGATTAAAACCCAGGCAGTGCGCGAGCTCCCCTTATTTTTCACCTGGGGTATCGAACCGACCAGAGCTGTTGTGCCAACCTTTACCGCAGACCGGGAGCATGTGAGCACCTCATTCGGCGGCACAAGTACTTTGACCCTCACCGCACCACTGGCATCCGGCTTGGAACTGACCAGAATTCTTACCTTTTCCGACCAGGATTATAAAATCGACATGGCCGTGGAAGTCAGAAATACCACCCAGCAGTCATACCAGGGAGCGCCTTTCTTAAGCCTGGTGAATAATCCTTTTTCCGTAAATTCAAAAAGCGATCGCTTCCTGTTCAATGGCCCTGCGGTTTATCTTGAAAATGTATTGGAAGAGACCAAGGTCGACGACATTATTGAAGACGGGCCTAAAACAATGAGCGGCCGGATCAGCTGGGTGGCTTATGAAAGCACCTATTTCATGTGTGGAATTATTCCAGAAAATCCCGCGGGCAATTCGGTTACCCTGTCGTCGCTGGGTGACACCAAGGTTTCAACCGTTATTTCCGCGCCGGTTGATATACTGGCATCGGGCGAAAGCAAGACATACCAGTACGGTATTTATTTCGGTCCCAAAAAGCTTTCC contains these protein-coding regions:
- the rnpA gene encoding ribonuclease P protein component is translated as MSQKLPKSSLLRKPWQYREVYRDGIRLKTKDLSLIFLASSHETSRLGISVHGIRKATKRNRIKRIIREFFRLHRSTILPATDIVFAVRSGFMPDSPSDVKNAVQAMTRQPRSKAFSF
- the yidC gene encoding membrane protein insertase YidC gives rise to the protein METKRTFLAIALAFLILVGWQYFFVPPVETPVPEQSATENSQQESAAILPVEAGASLVQDETVPAPEAGAPQGRDITIETSLYTAVITESGGGVKSFKLKNYNEALDPESGLKELIKTQAVRELPLFFTWGIEPTRAVVPTFTADREHVSTSFGGTSTLTLTAPLASGLELTRILTFSDQDYKIDMAVEVRNTTQQSYQGAPFLSLVNNPFSVNSKSDRFLFNGPAVYLENVLEETKVDDIIEDGPKTMSGRISWVAYESTYFMCGIIPENPAGNSVTLSSLGDTKVSTVISAPVDILASGESKTYQYGIYFGPKKLSILKTTSPDLHRIVNFGWFDVMAKPALYLLNFFYKYVGNYGLAIILVTVLIKGLFWPISHKGMKSMKTMQKLQPKMTKLREKYKDDKERLNKEMIELYKTYKVNPLGGCLPMVLQIPVFFALYKVLLQTIELRHAPFMLWITDLSAPDRLFIGFDLPFLGGLPVLTLLMGASMFMQQKMTPNTAANPEMARVMMFMPVVFTFLFLNFASGLVLYWFVNNLLSMAQQYVINRQVD
- the yidD gene encoding membrane protein insertion efficiency factor YidD, producing the protein MKKILVVLIRAYQVALSPLIPPSCRFTPTCSRYAIEAINVHGAWRGMYLTLRRLLRCHPFHPGGYDPVCRECVSHGKNEG